The Microcoleus sp. FACHB-68 genomic interval TGTCTAACCTTGAAGTGGATAGCTTTGAGGGACTAACGGTGCACTATGCCAAAATGCGACAAGCCCAAGTCTTGCTTCGGGGGTTGCGCGTCCTCTCAGACTTCGAGATGGAACTGCAAATGGCGCTCACCAACAAAACCCTCTCAGATGAAATTGAAACAGTTTTTCTAGCCACTTCCAAGGAGTACAGTTTTTTAAGTAGTAGTGTAGTGAAAGAGATCGCCAGGTTCGGTGGCTCTGTCGATCACCTTGTTCCTAAACACGTCGCCCTAGATATTTCCAGATGCTACGCCAGGACACATCCCGGATCAATACCGACCGCACAGAACTCAGCCCTCAGGATGAATCACTCCAGGGTGGATCAGGAGGGATAGATATCCAGCGCGAACTCAACCGGCTTGAGGAGATGATCCTCGACAGTCCGCGCATTCCGCTCACTAGACGTACGCTCATTGATGAAGAACAGGTGCTAGATCAGCTCGATCTCGTGCGCCTGAATCTTCCTGCGGCTTATCTCGAAGCCGAAGATGTTATCCGTCGCAAAGAGGAAATTCTGGCCCAAGCGGAACGGTACGCTCAGGAAATCCTTGCTGCAGCAGAGCAAGAAGCGACCCAGATTCTCGATGAAATGGGCCTAGTGCGGCAGGCCAAATTAGAAGCTGAGCAAATCCGGCTGCAAGTAGAGGAGGAGTGTGAGTTAGCTCAAGAACAAACGCTTGCTGAAATTGAACGGGCACGCCGGCAAGCTCAACAGGAAATAGAAGAAATGCGGAATCGCGCCATAGCGGAGTGCGAAGAAATTCACAATGGCGCAGACGACTACGCTGATCGCGTCCTGAGAAACATCGAGCAGCAGCTGGGTGAAATGATGCGAGTCATCCAAAATGGCCGGCAGCAACTGCAGCAAGAGTCCGCAGCGCCCCATGCAGTTCCAGCACCTCAGCAGCAGCGTCAGGTTCCCTCGCCGCGTCCTCCAGCTAGAAGCTAGGAACTAGGGACTAGGGACGGAGGATAGAAGGGACAGCACTAGCCACCCGATCCCATCCCCACTTCCTCTAGCCTCTAATCTGGATACCAAAACATTCCTTTGATGCCCTCAGGATCGGGCATAAAGCCAAGGTTTCGGTAAAAATCCACAACATGGGGGTCAGCGAAGAGGGTGATGTTGCTGATATCTTCACTGCGAAGTTTTTTAATCAGGTACTTCATCAGTGCCTTACCCATTCCCTTGCCTTGGTAATCTGGGTGAACTACCACATCCCAGAGTGTGGCGTTAAAGGCATGGTCTGAGGTGGCGCGGGCAAAGCCTATTAGACGGCGCTGGGTTCCTCGCTGCTCCCACATCGAAACGACGAGAAAACTGTGCTGAATGGCTTTTTTGACCTTGCGGAGCGGACGTCGAGACCAACCGACGGCATCGCAGAGTTCTTCAAGTTCGTAGAGGTCAAGATCCCGGTCGGTACTGAAATAAATCCGAACATTAGAACCGGCACGTTCGCGTAGCATCTCCGGAGAAGAATCGCGCAGCGTCTGGGTAAAAGAATCGCCGGCACCAAAAGGATATTCTTCACTTGGGCCTTTGTTAGGAGCCGAAGAGCCGTCAGAACCGCTAAACAAGTTTTTCCAAAAACCCATGCAGGCTTGGTAATGGTAGTACAAGTAAGTTAACGCGCCTAATCCCTATAAAAGGAAAAGGTTTCTCAGGGAGGAAGTGTACCACTTATGCGGATTTTACGCATCAAAGCGGTGTCACGAACCGTTAGCCGAGCATTTTGACAGTGACGCCAGAACTCGGTCTGCATCCGAACCGGCGTTCGGTCAGACCAAGGCCAAATCTTCGTTCATCTAGAGTCGGTTCGCCGCTGTGATTGCTGTGCGCCAGACAGTGGCCTTAAATCTGCACATGGGTGAGACGAAACATTTTGGGATAACCCCGCTGCAGCGCCCGCACCGTCGTGGATTTGCTGTTTCAAGTTTAACGTGTTTGCGGTTGATTGGACGAGCGCTCCAGAACCCAATCCCTCAAAGGTTTTCACCAATAATTGCTGGGTGCGGCAACTCGGAGTAACCTTCACGCCGTTAGCTTAAAGGCACACCCTGACAGGCGAGTGGAAAAACTGCGCTTAATACACCGAACTCTACTTTTGTGATCAAAAGTTCCCACACCCCTCAATTCAAGAATACGATGAGAAAGCCAGTGCATCATTTTTTCTGGAAAGTTGAGACCGATTAACCAGAACAGAGAGTTCTATAGTAGATGCACTGGGATTTGTATTCTCTAGTGCATTTGATCGGGCAAGCGAGTTTTTCCCAATTATGGCTGCGGGTTTGAAATCATCCACACTAGAACTTCTGAAGCGCTTTAACCGGGCGTTTCCTCAGTTCTACGAGCAATTTGTCAGCAGTGAAATCCAACTGCAAAACCTCAAGCTCGCCTACCAGCTCTACAAAACCAAGCAAGCTGTGATTGAGCTGAGACCTGAAGGTAACAAAAGTGCGCTGCATTTTGCCTACCGGAACCAGTCATTTTTACTGAGTGATATTTTTGGCGTTTTGGCTGCCTACGGACTAACGATCCACAGCCTGAGTTTGTATGGCCAAATTTATCCGCCGATGTTGGTTTTTATCAAGCTGGTAGTGTCGCGGGGAGGCAAAGCACTCACGGATAAGACTTCAGAAAACGTTTGTAGAGCCGTGCGAGAGGCGCTAGCCGGCCATTTTGAAGTTGAAGAGATGCTGGCAGTAGAATTCAACTTGGATGCCGGTTTAGAAGACGTAGAGACTGAATTTTATGTTGACCCTGTCTTCCACCTGCCGGCTTTGTTAATTGAGGCTGATAACCAACCTGGATTGTTTTACAAGGTGATGTACGCGATTTGGCAAGAGGATCTGTTGGTTGTCAATGCGAACTTGCTGGTTTGGCGAGGGCGTACTCGGTTGATTCTTTACCTTTTAGGCCCAAATGAAAGCTTGATTCCAGATTATCTCGGCCACAAAATTGCTGAAAGTGTGCGGCAGAGATTGCTTGGCCGGCGATTTTGATGCCAGCTGTTATTGCTGATTCCTGCCTTCCTGTAAGCTCGTCTTCTAATTGCCGATCTTTCCCGCAGAACTTCGGGATAGGATAAAAATATGGCAACTATCGATATCCAGGGA includes:
- the coaD gene encoding pantetheine-phosphate adenylyltransferase, encoding MIAIYPGSFDPITLGHLDIIERGCRLFELVIVAVVRNPNKTPLFTANERINQIRASTGHLSNLEVDSFEGLTVHYAKMRQAQVLLRGLRVLSDFEMELQMALTNKTLSDEIETVFLATSKEYSFLSSSVVKEIARFGGSVDHLVPKHVALDISRCYARTHPGSIPTAQNSALRMNHSRVDQEG
- a CDS encoding GNAT family N-acetyltransferase — protein: MGFWKNLFSGSDGSSAPNKGPSEEYPFGAGDSFTQTLRDSSPEMLRERAGSNVRIYFSTDRDLDLYELEELCDAVGWSRRPLRKVKKAIQHSFLVVSMWEQRGTQRRLIGFARATSDHAFNATLWDVVVHPDYQGKGMGKALMKYLIKKLRSEDISNITLFADPHVVDFYRNLGFMPDPEGIKGMFWYPD